One window of the Anomalospiza imberbis isolate Cuckoo-Finch-1a 21T00152 chromosome 24, ASM3175350v1, whole genome shotgun sequence genome contains the following:
- the B3GAT1 gene encoding galactosylgalactosylxylosylprotein 3-beta-glucuronosyltransferase 1 isoform X4, with amino-acid sequence MDDGGDSQRDLAAGLDSKEYCLSDRDIVEVVRTEYVYTRPPPWSDTLPTIHVVTPTYSRPVQKAELTRLANTLLHVPNLHWILVEDSQRRTPLITRLLRDTGLNYTHLNVETPRNYKLRGDMRDPRIPRGTMQRNLALRWLRETFNKNNSQPGIVYFADDDNTYSLELFEEMRSTRKVSVWPVAFVGGLRYESPKVNAAGKVYGWKTVFDPHRPFAIDMAGFAVNLRLILQRSQAYFKLRGVKGGYQESSLLRELVTLNDLEPKAANCTKILVWHTRTEKPVLVNEGKKGFTDPNVEI; translated from the exons ATGG ATGATGGTGGTGACTCCCAGCGTGATCTCGCTGCAGGCTTGGACTCCAAGGAATACTGCCTGTCGGACCGGGACATTGTGGAGGTGGTGAGGACAGAGTACGTTTACACGCGCCCACCCCCGTGGTCAGACACGCTGCCCACCATCCATGTGGTCACCCCCACCTACAGCCGGCCGGtgcagaaggcagagctgaCCCGGCTGGCCAACACCCTCCTGCACGTGCCCAACCTGCACTGGATCCTGGTGGAGGATTCGCAGCGCCGCACGCCGCTCATCACCCGCCTGCTGCGGGACACGGGGCTCAACTACACCCACCTCAACGTGGAGACACCCCGCAACTACAAACTGCGCGGGGACATGCGGGACCCCCGCATCCCCCGCGGCACCATGCAGAGGAACCTGGCCCTCAGGTGGCTGAGAGAGACCTTTAACAAAAACAACAGCCAGCCCGGGATTGTTTACTTTGCTGATGATGATAACACCTACAGCCTGGAGCTCTTCGAGGAG ATGCGCAGCACCAGGAAGGTGTCGGTGTGGCCCGTGGCCTTCGTGGGCGGCCTGCGCTACGAGTCGCCCAAGGTGAACGCGGCGGGGAAGGTGTACGGCTGGAAAACCGTGTTCGACCCGCACCGCCCCTTCGCCATCGACATGGCCGGCTTTGCCGTCAACCTCAGGCTCATCCTGCAGCGCTCTCAGGCCTACTTCAAACTGCGCGGAGTCAAGGGCGGCTACCAGGAGAGCAGCCTGCTCCGCGAGCTGGTCACCCTCAACGACCTCGAGCCCAAGGCTGCCAATTGCACTAAG ATTTTAGTCTGGCACACAAGGACAGAGAAGCCTGTGCTGGTGAACGAGGGCAAGAAAGGATTCACAGATCCCAATGTGGAAATCTGA
- the B3GAT1 gene encoding galactosylgalactosylxylosylprotein 3-beta-glucuronosyltransferase 1 isoform X1 — MGNEELWAQSVLEMPKRRDILAIVLIVLPWTLLITVWHQSTIAPLLAVHKDDGGDSQRDLAAGLDSKEYCLSDRDIVEVVRTEYVYTRPPPWSDTLPTIHVVTPTYSRPVQKAELTRLANTLLHVPNLHWILVEDSQRRTPLITRLLRDTGLNYTHLNVETPRNYKLRGDMRDPRIPRGTMQRNLALRWLRETFNKNNSQPGIVYFADDDNTYSLELFEEMRSTRKVSVWPVAFVGGLRYESPKVNAAGKVYGWKTVFDPHRPFAIDMAGFAVNLRLILQRSQAYFKLRGVKGGYQESSLLRELVTLNDLEPKAANCTKILVWHTRTEKPVLVNEGKKGFTDPNVEI, encoded by the exons ATGG GTAATGAGGAGCTGTGGGCCCAGTCAGTCTTGGAGATGCCGAAGAGACGAGACATCCTGGCTATCGTGCTGATAGTTCTGCCCTGGACACTGCTAATCACCGTCTGGCACCAGAGCACCATTGCTCCACTGCTTGCAGTGCACAAGG ATGATGGTGGTGACTCCCAGCGTGATCTCGCTGCAGGCTTGGACTCCAAGGAATACTGCCTGTCGGACCGGGACATTGTGGAGGTGGTGAGGACAGAGTACGTTTACACGCGCCCACCCCCGTGGTCAGACACGCTGCCCACCATCCATGTGGTCACCCCCACCTACAGCCGGCCGGtgcagaaggcagagctgaCCCGGCTGGCCAACACCCTCCTGCACGTGCCCAACCTGCACTGGATCCTGGTGGAGGATTCGCAGCGCCGCACGCCGCTCATCACCCGCCTGCTGCGGGACACGGGGCTCAACTACACCCACCTCAACGTGGAGACACCCCGCAACTACAAACTGCGCGGGGACATGCGGGACCCCCGCATCCCCCGCGGCACCATGCAGAGGAACCTGGCCCTCAGGTGGCTGAGAGAGACCTTTAACAAAAACAACAGCCAGCCCGGGATTGTTTACTTTGCTGATGATGATAACACCTACAGCCTGGAGCTCTTCGAGGAG ATGCGCAGCACCAGGAAGGTGTCGGTGTGGCCCGTGGCCTTCGTGGGCGGCCTGCGCTACGAGTCGCCCAAGGTGAACGCGGCGGGGAAGGTGTACGGCTGGAAAACCGTGTTCGACCCGCACCGCCCCTTCGCCATCGACATGGCCGGCTTTGCCGTCAACCTCAGGCTCATCCTGCAGCGCTCTCAGGCCTACTTCAAACTGCGCGGAGTCAAGGGCGGCTACCAGGAGAGCAGCCTGCTCCGCGAGCTGGTCACCCTCAACGACCTCGAGCCCAAGGCTGCCAATTGCACTAAG ATTTTAGTCTGGCACACAAGGACAGAGAAGCCTGTGCTGGTGAACGAGGGCAAGAAAGGATTCACAGATCCCAATGTGGAAATCTGA
- the B3GAT1 gene encoding galactosylgalactosylxylosylprotein 3-beta-glucuronosyltransferase 1 isoform X3, translated as MPKRRDILAIVLIVLPWTLLITVWHQSTIAPLLAVHKDDGGDSQRDLAAGLDSKEYCLSDRDIVEVVRTEYVYTRPPPWSDTLPTIHVVTPTYSRPVQKAELTRLANTLLHVPNLHWILVEDSQRRTPLITRLLRDTGLNYTHLNVETPRNYKLRGDMRDPRIPRGTMQRNLALRWLRETFNKNNSQPGIVYFADDDNTYSLELFEEMRSTRKVSVWPVAFVGGLRYESPKVNAAGKVYGWKTVFDPHRPFAIDMAGFAVNLRLILQRSQAYFKLRGVKGGYQESSLLRELVTLNDLEPKAANCTKILVWHTRTEKPVLVNEGKKGFTDPNVEI; from the exons ATGCCGAAGAGACGAGACATCCTGGCTATCGTGCTGATAGTTCTGCCCTGGACACTGCTAATCACCGTCTGGCACCAGAGCACCATTGCTCCACTGCTTGCAGTGCACAAGG ATGATGGTGGTGACTCCCAGCGTGATCTCGCTGCAGGCTTGGACTCCAAGGAATACTGCCTGTCGGACCGGGACATTGTGGAGGTGGTGAGGACAGAGTACGTTTACACGCGCCCACCCCCGTGGTCAGACACGCTGCCCACCATCCATGTGGTCACCCCCACCTACAGCCGGCCGGtgcagaaggcagagctgaCCCGGCTGGCCAACACCCTCCTGCACGTGCCCAACCTGCACTGGATCCTGGTGGAGGATTCGCAGCGCCGCACGCCGCTCATCACCCGCCTGCTGCGGGACACGGGGCTCAACTACACCCACCTCAACGTGGAGACACCCCGCAACTACAAACTGCGCGGGGACATGCGGGACCCCCGCATCCCCCGCGGCACCATGCAGAGGAACCTGGCCCTCAGGTGGCTGAGAGAGACCTTTAACAAAAACAACAGCCAGCCCGGGATTGTTTACTTTGCTGATGATGATAACACCTACAGCCTGGAGCTCTTCGAGGAG ATGCGCAGCACCAGGAAGGTGTCGGTGTGGCCCGTGGCCTTCGTGGGCGGCCTGCGCTACGAGTCGCCCAAGGTGAACGCGGCGGGGAAGGTGTACGGCTGGAAAACCGTGTTCGACCCGCACCGCCCCTTCGCCATCGACATGGCCGGCTTTGCCGTCAACCTCAGGCTCATCCTGCAGCGCTCTCAGGCCTACTTCAAACTGCGCGGAGTCAAGGGCGGCTACCAGGAGAGCAGCCTGCTCCGCGAGCTGGTCACCCTCAACGACCTCGAGCCCAAGGCTGCCAATTGCACTAAG ATTTTAGTCTGGCACACAAGGACAGAGAAGCCTGTGCTGGTGAACGAGGGCAAGAAAGGATTCACAGATCCCAATGTGGAAATCTGA
- the B3GAT1 gene encoding galactosylgalactosylxylosylprotein 3-beta-glucuronosyltransferase 1 isoform X5: MGLDSKEYCLSDRDIVEVVRTEYVYTRPPPWSDTLPTIHVVTPTYSRPVQKAELTRLANTLLHVPNLHWILVEDSQRRTPLITRLLRDTGLNYTHLNVETPRNYKLRGDMRDPRIPRGTMQRNLALRWLRETFNKNNSQPGIVYFADDDNTYSLELFEEMRSTRKVSVWPVAFVGGLRYESPKVNAAGKVYGWKTVFDPHRPFAIDMAGFAVNLRLILQRSQAYFKLRGVKGGYQESSLLRELVTLNDLEPKAANCTKILVWHTRTEKPVLVNEGKKGFTDPNVEI; encoded by the exons ATGG GCTTGGACTCCAAGGAATACTGCCTGTCGGACCGGGACATTGTGGAGGTGGTGAGGACAGAGTACGTTTACACGCGCCCACCCCCGTGGTCAGACACGCTGCCCACCATCCATGTGGTCACCCCCACCTACAGCCGGCCGGtgcagaaggcagagctgaCCCGGCTGGCCAACACCCTCCTGCACGTGCCCAACCTGCACTGGATCCTGGTGGAGGATTCGCAGCGCCGCACGCCGCTCATCACCCGCCTGCTGCGGGACACGGGGCTCAACTACACCCACCTCAACGTGGAGACACCCCGCAACTACAAACTGCGCGGGGACATGCGGGACCCCCGCATCCCCCGCGGCACCATGCAGAGGAACCTGGCCCTCAGGTGGCTGAGAGAGACCTTTAACAAAAACAACAGCCAGCCCGGGATTGTTTACTTTGCTGATGATGATAACACCTACAGCCTGGAGCTCTTCGAGGAG ATGCGCAGCACCAGGAAGGTGTCGGTGTGGCCCGTGGCCTTCGTGGGCGGCCTGCGCTACGAGTCGCCCAAGGTGAACGCGGCGGGGAAGGTGTACGGCTGGAAAACCGTGTTCGACCCGCACCGCCCCTTCGCCATCGACATGGCCGGCTTTGCCGTCAACCTCAGGCTCATCCTGCAGCGCTCTCAGGCCTACTTCAAACTGCGCGGAGTCAAGGGCGGCTACCAGGAGAGCAGCCTGCTCCGCGAGCTGGTCACCCTCAACGACCTCGAGCCCAAGGCTGCCAATTGCACTAAG ATTTTAGTCTGGCACACAAGGACAGAGAAGCCTGTGCTGGTGAACGAGGGCAAGAAAGGATTCACAGATCCCAATGTGGAAATCTGA
- the B3GAT1 gene encoding galactosylgalactosylxylosylprotein 3-beta-glucuronosyltransferase 1 isoform X2: protein MGNEELWAQSVLEMPKRRDILAIVLIVLPWTLLITVWHQSTIAPLLAVHKGLDSKEYCLSDRDIVEVVRTEYVYTRPPPWSDTLPTIHVVTPTYSRPVQKAELTRLANTLLHVPNLHWILVEDSQRRTPLITRLLRDTGLNYTHLNVETPRNYKLRGDMRDPRIPRGTMQRNLALRWLRETFNKNNSQPGIVYFADDDNTYSLELFEEMRSTRKVSVWPVAFVGGLRYESPKVNAAGKVYGWKTVFDPHRPFAIDMAGFAVNLRLILQRSQAYFKLRGVKGGYQESSLLRELVTLNDLEPKAANCTKILVWHTRTEKPVLVNEGKKGFTDPNVEI from the exons ATGG GTAATGAGGAGCTGTGGGCCCAGTCAGTCTTGGAGATGCCGAAGAGACGAGACATCCTGGCTATCGTGCTGATAGTTCTGCCCTGGACACTGCTAATCACCGTCTGGCACCAGAGCACCATTGCTCCACTGCTTGCAGTGCACAAGG GCTTGGACTCCAAGGAATACTGCCTGTCGGACCGGGACATTGTGGAGGTGGTGAGGACAGAGTACGTTTACACGCGCCCACCCCCGTGGTCAGACACGCTGCCCACCATCCATGTGGTCACCCCCACCTACAGCCGGCCGGtgcagaaggcagagctgaCCCGGCTGGCCAACACCCTCCTGCACGTGCCCAACCTGCACTGGATCCTGGTGGAGGATTCGCAGCGCCGCACGCCGCTCATCACCCGCCTGCTGCGGGACACGGGGCTCAACTACACCCACCTCAACGTGGAGACACCCCGCAACTACAAACTGCGCGGGGACATGCGGGACCCCCGCATCCCCCGCGGCACCATGCAGAGGAACCTGGCCCTCAGGTGGCTGAGAGAGACCTTTAACAAAAACAACAGCCAGCCCGGGATTGTTTACTTTGCTGATGATGATAACACCTACAGCCTGGAGCTCTTCGAGGAG ATGCGCAGCACCAGGAAGGTGTCGGTGTGGCCCGTGGCCTTCGTGGGCGGCCTGCGCTACGAGTCGCCCAAGGTGAACGCGGCGGGGAAGGTGTACGGCTGGAAAACCGTGTTCGACCCGCACCGCCCCTTCGCCATCGACATGGCCGGCTTTGCCGTCAACCTCAGGCTCATCCTGCAGCGCTCTCAGGCCTACTTCAAACTGCGCGGAGTCAAGGGCGGCTACCAGGAGAGCAGCCTGCTCCGCGAGCTGGTCACCCTCAACGACCTCGAGCCCAAGGCTGCCAATTGCACTAAG ATTTTAGTCTGGCACACAAGGACAGAGAAGCCTGTGCTGGTGAACGAGGGCAAGAAAGGATTCACAGATCCCAATGTGGAAATCTGA